ATTCCCGGCGCCGTAGGAAGCTGGGAGAAAAGGTGAGCAGAGTCACTACGCAGAGCAAGTCTGTGCAGAGGAGGTTTTGAAGCCTCGGAGGTGCAAAATGTCGTGGGGTGCGGGGGATCCGGAGTCACTGGGGGCACCCCCCACTCCGCAGCATGTTCACACTTAGCTCCAGCGGCCGGCACGGGGGGGGGGGTGCGCACAATTAACAAAACCATCCTCTCTTTTACTCCCGGAGCCCTGTGCCAAATCCTCTGCACGTAGGGTGTTGatagaaaaggggagggggggcaAAAGGAGctaaagaaacaaaggaaagatttcctaattttcctttcttgttttcccCTCTAAGCCTTTCCACTTTAAAGGGATTGTCAGAAGCTGGCGGAGGAGCGGCGCGAGGGTGAGGCTGCCATTGGCTGCCTGGCTCGGGTGATTTGCATATCGGCAACTATAAAGACGAAGGCGGTGCTCCGCGGCGCAGCTCCAgcaaggagaagggagggaaaggtGCAGAGTGCGGGTGGGTCCGCGCGTCCTCAGAGTCCGCCGGAGCCGCCGAGCTGTAGCCCGCAGACTTCTCCCGCTCAGGGCTTGCAAAGAGCGTGCTCCTGGGAGCCTGGAACTCACGCCCGGATCTGCAAACCGGAGAGGACTCTTCCTTAGCCTTTCGGAATAGCACTAGGGTCTGGCGGCATGATCGCTGTGAGGCGCTGGGGCAGACCCTGCCTTTTCCCCTTGCAGCTCTTCAGCCTCTGCTGGGTGCTCTCAGTGGCCCAGAGCAAGACAGTCCGATACAGCACCTTCGAGGAGGATGCCCCCGGTACGGTTATTGGGACCCTGGCTGAAGACCTGCATATGAAAGTGTCCGGAGACACAAGCTTCCGCCTGATGAAGCAGTTCAATAGTTCTCTGCTCCGGGTGCGCGAAGGCAACGGGCAGCTGACCGTCGGGGACGCGGGCCTGGACCGCGAGCGGCTGTGCGGCCAAGCCCCGCAGTGCGTGCTGGCCTTCGACGTGGTCAGCTTCTCGCAGGAGCAGTTCCGGCTGGTGCACgtggaggtggaggtgagggACGTCAACGACCACGCGCCGCGCTTTCCCCGCGCCCAGATCCCGGTGGAGGTGTCCGAGGGTGCGGCCGTGGGCACGCGCATCCCGCTGGAGGTGCCGGTGGACGAGGACGTCGGCGCCAACGGGCTGCAGAGCGTGCGCCTGGCCGAGCCGCACAGCCCCTTCCGCGTGGAGCTGCAGACCCGCGCGGACGGTGCCCAGTGTGCAGACCTGGTGCTGCTGCAGGAGCTGGACCGCGAGAGCCAGGCCGCCTACAGCCTGGAGTTGGTGGCCCAGGACGGTGGCCGCCCGCCGCGCTCTGCCACGGCCGCCCTCAGCGTGCGCGTGCTGGACGCCAATGACCACAGCCCGGCCTTCCCGCAGGGCGCCGTTGCCGAGGTGGAGCTGGCGGAGGACGCGCCCGTGGGCTCGCTGCTGCTCGACCTGGACGCGGCCGACCCCGACGAGGGTCCCAACGGCGACGTGGTATTCGCTTTTGGCACCCGCACCCCGCCCGAGGCGCGCCGCCTCTTCCGGCTCGACCCGCGCTCGGGCCGCCTCACCCTGGCCGGGCCCGTGGACTACGAGCGCCAGGACACCTACGAACTGGATGTCCGGGCGCAGGACCGCGGCCCCGGGCCTCGCACCGCCACCTGCAAGGTCATCGTGCGCGTCCGCGACGTCAATGACAATGCGCCCGACATCGCCATCACCCCGCTGGCCGCCCCGGGCGTGCCGGCCGCCTCGCCCttctccgccgccgccgccgtgctCGGGGGGACGGACGCGACCTCGTCGGCCGGGCCCGGGACGCCGGAGGCCGGCGCCACCTCGCTGGTGCCGGAGGGGGCGGCGCGCGAGAGCCTGGTGGCATTGGTCAGCACCTCGGACAGGGACTCGGGCGCCAACGGGCAGGTGCGCTGCGCCCTCTACGGGCACGAGCACTTCCGGCTGCAGCCGGCCTACGCCGGCAGCTACCTAGTGGTGACCGCGGCGTCACTGGACCGCGAGCGCATCTCCGAGTACAACCTGACCCTGGTGGCCGAGGACCGCGGCGCCCCCCCGCTGCGCACCGTGCGGCCCTACACCGTGCGCGTGGGCGACGAGAACGACAACGCGCCGCTCTTCACGCGGCCGGTCTACGACGTGTCGGTGCGCGAGAACAACCCGCCCGGCGCCTACCTGGCCACGGTGGCCGCCCGGGACCCGGACCTGGGCCGCAACGGCCAGGTCACTTACCGGCTGCTGGAGGCCGAGGTGGGCCGCGCCGGGGGCGCCGTGTCCACATACGTCTCAGTGGACCCGGCTACAGGGGCCATCTACGCGCTGCGCAGCTTTGACTATGAGACGCTGCGCCAGCTCGACGTGCGCATCCAAGCCAGCGACGGCGGCTTCCCTCAGCTTTCCAGTACCGCCTTGGTGCAAGTGCGGGTGCTGGACCAGAACGACCATGCACCGGTCCTGGTGCACCCTGTGCCGGCAAACGGCTCCCTAGAAGTAGCGGTCCCCGGGCGCACAGCAAGGGACACGGCCGTGGTGCGCATGCAAGCCCGAGATGCGGACGAGGGCGCCAATGGGGATCTGGCTTTCGACCTGCAGCAGCAGGAGCCGCGCGAAGTCTTCGCTATCGGCCGCCGCACGGGGGAGATCGTGCTCACCGGCGACCTCTCTCAGGAGCCGCCGGGCCGCGTGTTCAGGGCGTTGCTGGTCATATCCGACGGCGGCCGCCCCCCTCTGTCCACCACCGCGACTGTCAGCTTCGTGGTAACAGCAGGCGCGGGGCGCGGGCCGGCCGCGCCTGTCAGTGCGGGAAACCCGGAGCGCTCTCGCCCACCTGGCTCACGGCTCGGGGCGTCGGGGCCGGCGCTGCAATGGGACACGCCACTGATCGTCATCATCGTGCTGGCCGGGAGCTGCACGCTGCTGCTGGCCGCCATCATCGCTATCGCCACCACCTGCAATCGCCGCAAGAAGGAGGTGCGCAAAGGGGGGTCCCTCCGGGAAGAACGTCCTGGGGCTGCGGGCGGCGGAGCctcggctcccggctccccggagGAGGCCACCCGGGGAGCCGGGCCCAGACCCAACATGTTCGACGTGCTCACCTTCCCTGGCAGCGGCAAAGCGCCCTTTGGCAGCCCCGCGGCCGACGCGCCCCCGCCCGTGGTCACCGCGGCCGAAGTGCCGGGCTCGGAGGGCGGCAGTGCCACTGGGGAAAGCGCCTGTCACTTCGAGGGGCAGCAGCGGCTCCGCGGTGCGCACGCCGAGGTGAGGCCTTCCTTCGGCTGGGCGCCCCCCTCCGTGCTCCGCGGacaggctgggggaagggagactGGAGGGGTAGGGATGGGCTCGAGCGGAGAGATGCTTAACCTGTCGCTCCTGTTTTTTTGTTCCTTGTCcgtccttccccctcctcccctcattTCCTGCTGCAGCCCTACGGTGCCTCCCCTGGCTTCGGAAAGGAGCCGGCGCCCCCTGTGGCAGTCTGGAAGGGTCACTCATTCAACACCATCTCTGGCCGAGAAGCGGAGAAGTTCAGCGGCAAAGACAGCGGCAAAGGGGACAGTGATTTCAATGACAGCGATTCCGACATCAGCGGGGACGCTCTGAAAAAGGACCTCATCAACCACATGCAGAGTGGTGAGGACGCTTCCTCCCCGCCAAATTCAGCATCGCTCCCGTCCCTCCCCTTGGCCCCTGCTTGCCTCCTCTTAATCTCGTTCCCAGCCCCCCTCATCTTCCCCACTTCTTTTTCATTCCTCCACTTCCATATCCGGGTCTGCCTCATACAGTGAATTTCAAAATGCCACGTCGAGGCAGTTCCACCACTTGAATAAAGCACACACCCGTCCTGTTAGGCCTACAGGGGTGGTGCTAGCCATTTAAGCAGGGAATTCTCCTTgtcttttgtttgcttgcttcCAGCAGAAGAAACTAGGCCAATTTTGCATTAAGGTGGCTTTACAAGAAGCAATATGCCTTTCATTTCTTGAATCCCGGCGTTCATCATCTTTATACACACTTTTCTTTTCAGCCACCCTGACCCATTCTGAAGATGGAGGCTTAGGTGTGTGTAATTTCAAGAATAATCATGctctttttcccttcccttttatGTTAGGACTGTGGGCGTGCACAGCTGAGTGTAAGATCCTGGGCCACTCTGACCGCTGCTGGAGCCCGTCCTGCAGTGGCCCCAATGCCCAGCCCTCGTCTCATCCACCAGCCCAGATGTCAACCTTCTGTAAGAGCACGTCCCTGCCTCGGGATCCTCTGCGCAGGGACAATTACTACCAGGCCCAGCTGCCCAAGACAGTGGGGCTACAGAGCGTCTATGAAAAAGTGCTTCACAGAGACTATGACAGGACAGTCACTCTGCTCTCCCCTCCCCGTCCAGGAAGGCTCCCAGACCTGCAAGAGATAGGGGTACCCCTCTATCAGTCCTCCCCTGGCAGGTACCTGTCCCCGAAGAAGGGAGCCAATGAAAATGTGTAATCCCATGCTGCATGTCTTCACACATACACAGGTCACTCTGAGAAGCCCCTAAGTTATTGACCAGTTTCAGtgttgtatatataaatatgcaagATGTGCCTTAAAATGAAATTGTTGGAAGCTATTTCCAATCACATTGGTACTGTTTGGTATTTGCAAACAAAAATGTAGTTAAcgtaatttttatgaaatgtgtgcagtatttaatttttcttatcatGCTATTGATTTTAATTTCACTTGCAGCTTGCCATTTTCTTAGTGTTTTTAACCTGTACATTGTGTAATGTAATGTTTGTATATAAtgaaattttgttatatttttatataataaaagctAAAGTGGAAGTTATTGCCAAAGGAACTGTCtgtaagacaaaaaaaacaaaacacgtTGGAATTACCTAATGGGAATATATCTTTCACCTGAAACAACCTAGTGTTTGAGAAGTTTTGCCTTGCCAAGTATAACTTGTATATCTTGAGTCTGTAGTAGATTTCAAGTTCTATGTTATTTAATTACATTTGGTTTTCTGTAAACCATGTCACTTATAAGCACAGTAATAAAGGATTTGTCCTGTGTTTGAAGAATCTGCTAATTGCTTTTCATGAAGTTGCCTATAGTCAGACATTCACAATTGAGTACCAGAATTAAATCTTCTTTCGAGTGCTAATTATCTGGGCATTATTCATGTTCATGGGTACATGTGGAGGTGGGGTAATTAGACCAGtctatttgtgtgtttgtgtttgaaaatgtacataatggaaggtttttaaaaagacactcaAGAGACCTATGCCTATGTCACACTCTATGCATTTCATTTGTAAttaaaatgatgatgatagtgagAGCCAACATTACTGAGCAAGCTTTTATATGAGTAGAGCTCCTTACAAAGCACTCtgcatgaattatctcatttaatcctcaaactaCTCTCATGTTGATAGGAAATATCATTAATTTCTTTTGGcggataaggaaactaaggcataaAGAGGttagataaaaagcaaaaaattccacagctagtaagtggccaGAGATTCAAATCTAGattattcagagaaaaaaaaaaaaatgcagcaatgaaagaggtttgtttttttcacttgaaagaaacaaagagttaGGTGGAAAAGTCCCAACGCGTTGCCTTTACTGCATGATTATTGTGTAGCCCTTCATATTTGTGAAGTGCCtgtgttcttttatttctaattatagaGTGTGAGGCACTGTAATGAATAGAGGAGCCCTCAAAGCTGCCTGTTGAAGTCATAATTGAAACCAGTGGTGGCTCCAGGCTGAACAGCAGGGTGGGTACACAGAAGTGCTTCACCACCCACGGGCTGTGCAAAGTTCAGTGGTTTCTGCAGGCAACTGTGCTGCTTATGCGCCTGACAAGCTCAGACTGCCCGGACCTCAGGTTCTGAAAGAAAATGCTGGATGTGGGCAGGTTACAGACAGCTCCAGGGCCGTAATGACCAGGCCCCAGAAGACAGACTCCCAGGTAGACCTCCCATTATAACATCTAAATCTTATTCTTGAGCCAGTCCCATCAAATGTAgagcagaagaatgaataatcCCATGCTGCAATCTAAAAGCATCGCATCTCCAAATATGTTTGCTGTCTTTATCAATAACTTGAAAAGTAAAACGatgttattgtcattattttattttgtactattcaagctattatttcattactcCGAAAATTCGGATTTCAAAACGTCTGTGACTTCATTGTCattttttccttagagaaatgaccACTCAAAGACTTTGCTTTTccttagaactttaaaaaaaaaacacagacacacacacaactcagttctcaaaattgtttaaacaaaaaaaggggggagggagtCTTCTAGGGGCCAGCGGCAGGAACTCTCAAAGAATCAGGAGCCAGATGAGGGAGGCTTTCCACCTTTCTCTAGAAACGTTTACTCTGAAgcacatttttccaaaaaatattgttttattaaattaaatgagataatgtatatgcAGAACACATAGCACGATGCCTGAACTAAAGTAAGTTCCTGCTGCAATCTGTCCTACTTCCTCTTGCTTTGCCTTCCTTTGGAGCCAGTCTTAGTGTGACTGTCAATACAGACCCACGCACTAAGGAAGATGAAGTAGACCCAGGACGTCTGGCCTCGTCTGATCCAATTTTGCTCTCTTCACTTCTTCCACTTTCACCAAGTAGACCAGAGCCTGGTGCATAGTCAACACTGTGCACACACGTATGGCTAAAGTGAACatcacacacaaactcacacttCTCAGAGGTTTGTGATGATAACACAAATACCTCTCTGGAGGTGGAGGTCAACAGCCCTTGGGCACCTTGGCAGTGAGCACTGGGTCAAGAGAAGGCCTCTGGGGAAAAAGGAGGTCACCTAGAAAGAGAAAGCTAAAACCAGACTGCCTATTTCACTTTTTTGTCTCTGGCCCCATTGACTTGGATGTCTGATGCTTCTTCCTGTAATAAAATATCCATCAAAGAAACcacttcagaaaattaaaatgtaagtgGTCTCAACATCTATTGAAAAATGCATTCTGAAATAGAGCAAAAACAAGATGTATGTCTCCaaatacaaatatgtatgcatatatagagaaaaatatatatataattgggaTGAGTTCCATGCCATAATTAGCTAAatatttggtttatttcacttggcaCATATAAGCTTTTATCgtctaaaaattccattttagaaAACAAGCATATTCACTTTAGTACTGAATTTAGTAACAGCAGGATGATTGGAATGCGGTAAGTTTTGAAAGCAAACTGAAGCAAAGTAATACAATACTCGATGGGGCACTGTGCTGTACAACAACACAGAAGAGCTTTGAAAATGCTGTCTTGGTTTTCAAGAGCTATGTAAGAACTCAAAAGAGTATTTATTATTCCCTTTCTTCAGAGAGAGACAATCTGCAGTAAATTCACCAACAGGTTCAAAGTCAACTAATAACTGAACAGCAGGTAGAAAGAGACACCAGGCTGTTTTAAAAGCCATCACTTAAACCGCCAGATTAAAT
Above is a genomic segment from Cynocephalus volans isolate mCynVol1 chromosome 7, mCynVol1.pri, whole genome shotgun sequence containing:
- the LOC134382698 gene encoding protocadherin-8 isoform X2; the protein is MIAVRRWGRPCLFPLQLFSLCWVLSVAQSKTVRYSTFEEDAPGTVIGTLAEDLHMKVSGDTSFRLMKQFNSSLLRVREGNGQLTVGDAGLDRERLCGQAPQCVLAFDVVSFSQEQFRLVHVEVEVRDVNDHAPRFPRAQIPVEVSEGAAVGTRIPLEVPVDEDVGANGLQSVRLAEPHSPFRVELQTRADGAQCADLVLLQELDRESQAAYSLELVAQDGGRPPRSATAALSVRVLDANDHSPAFPQGAVAEVELAEDAPVGSLLLDLDAADPDEGPNGDVVFAFGTRTPPEARRLFRLDPRSGRLTLAGPVDYERQDTYELDVRAQDRGPGPRTATCKVIVRVRDVNDNAPDIAITPLAAPGVPAASPFSAAAAVLGGTDATSSAGPGTPEAGATSLVPEGAARESLVALVSTSDRDSGANGQVRCALYGHEHFRLQPAYAGSYLVVTAASLDRERISEYNLTLVAEDRGAPPLRTVRPYTVRVGDENDNAPLFTRPVYDVSVRENNPPGAYLATVAARDPDLGRNGQVTYRLLEAEVGRAGGAVSTYVSVDPATGAIYALRSFDYETLRQLDVRIQASDGGFPQLSSTALVQVRVLDQNDHAPVLVHPVPANGSLEVAVPGRTARDTAVVRMQARDADEGANGDLAFDLQQQEPREVFAIGRRTGEIVLTGDLSQEPPGRVFRALLVISDGGRPPLSTTATVSFVVTAGAGRGPAAPVSAGNPERSRPPGSRLGASGPALQWDTPLIVIIVLAGSCTLLLAAIIAIATTCNRRKKEPYGASPGFGKEPAPPVAVWKGHSFNTISGREAEKFSGKDSGKGDSDFNDSDSDISGDALKKDLINHMQSGLWACTAECKILGHSDRCWSPSCSGPNAQPSSHPPAQMSTFCKSTSLPRDPLRRDNYYQAQLPKTVGLQSVYEKVLHRDYDRTVTLLSPPRPGRLPDLQEIGVPLYQSSPGRYLSPKKGANENV
- the LOC134382698 gene encoding protocadherin-8 isoform X1; the encoded protein is MIAVRRWGRPCLFPLQLFSLCWVLSVAQSKTVRYSTFEEDAPGTVIGTLAEDLHMKVSGDTSFRLMKQFNSSLLRVREGNGQLTVGDAGLDRERLCGQAPQCVLAFDVVSFSQEQFRLVHVEVEVRDVNDHAPRFPRAQIPVEVSEGAAVGTRIPLEVPVDEDVGANGLQSVRLAEPHSPFRVELQTRADGAQCADLVLLQELDRESQAAYSLELVAQDGGRPPRSATAALSVRVLDANDHSPAFPQGAVAEVELAEDAPVGSLLLDLDAADPDEGPNGDVVFAFGTRTPPEARRLFRLDPRSGRLTLAGPVDYERQDTYELDVRAQDRGPGPRTATCKVIVRVRDVNDNAPDIAITPLAAPGVPAASPFSAAAAVLGGTDATSSAGPGTPEAGATSLVPEGAARESLVALVSTSDRDSGANGQVRCALYGHEHFRLQPAYAGSYLVVTAASLDRERISEYNLTLVAEDRGAPPLRTVRPYTVRVGDENDNAPLFTRPVYDVSVRENNPPGAYLATVAARDPDLGRNGQVTYRLLEAEVGRAGGAVSTYVSVDPATGAIYALRSFDYETLRQLDVRIQASDGGFPQLSSTALVQVRVLDQNDHAPVLVHPVPANGSLEVAVPGRTARDTAVVRMQARDADEGANGDLAFDLQQQEPREVFAIGRRTGEIVLTGDLSQEPPGRVFRALLVISDGGRPPLSTTATVSFVVTAGAGRGPAAPVSAGNPERSRPPGSRLGASGPALQWDTPLIVIIVLAGSCTLLLAAIIAIATTCNRRKKEVRKGGSLREERPGAAGGGASAPGSPEEATRGAGPRPNMFDVLTFPGSGKAPFGSPAADAPPPVVTAAEVPGSEGGSATGESACHFEGQQRLRGAHAEPYGASPGFGKEPAPPVAVWKGHSFNTISGREAEKFSGKDSGKGDSDFNDSDSDISGDALKKDLINHMQSGLWACTAECKILGHSDRCWSPSCSGPNAQPSSHPPAQMSTFCKSTSLPRDPLRRDNYYQAQLPKTVGLQSVYEKVLHRDYDRTVTLLSPPRPGRLPDLQEIGVPLYQSSPGRYLSPKKGANENV